A genome region from Schistocerca americana isolate TAMUIC-IGC-003095 chromosome 1, iqSchAmer2.1, whole genome shotgun sequence includes the following:
- the LOC124615310 gene encoding ferritin heavy chain — MKVFGVFICLLSAAFASQFCYDSKICSGRDDFTTCTAKYGEFPAIESELSRYMNIHFNHSYQYLLLSSYFKNFEKNRHGFENLYRKLSDEMWEQSIDLIKYITKRGGAVKFDPIPRKLDFPSDNLNLNEMESLAVALDGQKLLANEANEIHRRVTKNVVHHSEPSLAAHDAEVGSYLENEFVHKLAERIRDLSGYANDLIKLLAEDKQPERSLSLYLFDEYLQKAL; from the exons ATGAAGGTATTTGGCGTGTTCATCTGCCTTCTTTCAGCTGCATTTGCTTCGCAGTTCTGTTATGATAGTAAGATCTGTAGCGGAAGAG ATGACTTCACCACCTGCACAGCAAAATATGGAGAGTTTCCTGCAATTGAGTCAGAACTTTCACGCTACATGAACATACATTTCAATCACAGTTACCAATATCTTCTGCTG TCTTCGTACTTCAAGAATTTCGAGAAAAACAGACATGGTTTTGAGAACTTGTACCGCAAGTTGTCTGATGAAATGTGGGAACAATCTATTGATTTGATAAAATATATTAccaagagaggtggcgcagtgaaaTTCGACCCGATACCACGGAAACTTGAT TTCCCAAGTGACAACTTGAATCTGAATGAAATGGAGAGCCTTGCAGTTGCCTTGGATGGCCAGAAACTACTCGCAAATGAAGCAAATGAAATACACCGAAGAGTCACAAAGAATGTTGTACACCACAGTGAACCTAGTCTTGCTGCTCATGATGCTGAG GTTGGCTCCTACCTAGAGAATGAATTTGTCCATAAACTTGCAGAGCGCATTAGGGATCTATCAGGCTATGCTAACGATCTGATAAAATTACTTGCAGAGGACAAACAGCCAGAGCGCAGTCTGTCCCTTTATCTCTTTGATGAATATTTGCAGAAAGCTTTGTGA